The proteins below come from a single Verrucomicrobiia bacterium genomic window:
- the pdxA gene encoding 4-hydroxythreonine-4-phosphate dehydrogenase PdxA produces the protein MRIGISLGDVTGIGPEVTLKALAEELPRDSASYLIVGDTAVVSRLNDVLKTGIDLGNVPLAGTIPRVAIHDPVAEPLPEHLTPGAAAAATAAIAWVRHAGELCLRGELDGMVTAPVNKEAIIRAGINFVGQTEYLSNLAGVQNTVMMLLGHDDRGRWLRVALVTTHLAIRNVAQAITQAKVELAIDRASAACRDLGLPRARVAVCGLNPHAGEGGKIGDEELLVVGPAVAACRARGLDVVGPVSADTLFHGALKGNCDAVVAMYHDQGLAPLKMVAFDSGVNWTLGLPFVRTSPDHGTAYDIAGRGIAEPSSMVAAIRLAKQLAAVRRG, from the coding sequence ATGAGAATCGGCATCTCGCTGGGCGACGTCACAGGCATTGGGCCGGAAGTCACCCTCAAGGCGCTGGCCGAGGAATTGCCGCGTGACAGCGCCAGCTACCTGATCGTCGGCGATACCGCTGTTGTCAGCCGGTTGAATGACGTCCTCAAGACCGGCATTGACCTTGGCAATGTCCCCCTGGCCGGAACCATTCCGCGCGTTGCGATTCATGATCCCGTTGCTGAACCTTTACCTGAACACTTGACGCCGGGAGCAGCCGCGGCCGCAACAGCCGCAATCGCATGGGTTCGTCATGCAGGGGAACTTTGTCTGCGAGGCGAACTCGACGGCATGGTGACTGCGCCAGTCAACAAGGAGGCGATCATCCGGGCAGGAATTAACTTCGTCGGACAGACCGAATATCTTTCGAATCTCGCGGGCGTGCAGAACACCGTCATGATGTTGCTGGGCCACGATGACCGCGGGAGATGGCTGCGGGTGGCGTTGGTTACGACGCATCTCGCCATAAGGAACGTGGCTCAGGCGATCACGCAGGCAAAGGTGGAATTGGCAATCGACCGCGCGTCTGCGGCGTGCCGCGACCTCGGCCTGCCGCGCGCGCGAGTCGCCGTTTGCGGCTTAAACCCGCATGCGGGGGAAGGTGGGAAAATCGGCGACGAAGAACTCCTTGTTGTCGGGCCCGCGGTGGCAGCGTGCCGGGCTCGTGGCTTGGACGTCGTGGGCCCGGTCAGTGCCGACACATTGTTCCATGGAGCGTTGAAAGGAAACTGCGATGCGGTGGTCGCAATGTATCACGACCAGGGCCTTGCACCCTTGAAGATGGTTGCATTCGACAGCGGTGTGAACTGGACCTTGGGATTGCCATTCGTGCGCACGTCACCCGACCACGGCACAGCCTATGATATCGCGGGCAGGGGCATTGCGGAACCATCCAGCATGGTTGCCGCGATTCGGCTGGCGAAGCAGCTGGCAGCAGTGAGGCGGGGATGA
- a CDS encoding methyltransferase domain-containing protein, producing the protein MSQRLIQNIRNAVREGHRMHGIAFPWVAATRAGSYGWRRVFGKKTFSIGGRTCRYEVHPFILNNERAVEIGIARQFLAGRKGNILEVGNVLSAYMTFHHDVVDKYERAPGVINEDIVTYRPAKRYDAIVSLSTLEHVGWDEHPKEPAKIERAIENLRSLLAPGGELLVTMPLGYNLHLDDLVRNQRTGLSEVRFMKRFSKNNTWREAQYSEVAGAVYGHPFPCGNAIVVGWLR; encoded by the coding sequence ATGAGCCAGCGTTTGATTCAAAATATCCGCAACGCTGTCCGGGAAGGGCATCGAATGCACGGGATTGCGTTTCCATGGGTCGCGGCGACCCGCGCAGGATCCTACGGGTGGCGGCGGGTCTTCGGAAAGAAAACCTTCTCCATTGGCGGCCGCACCTGCCGTTATGAAGTGCATCCTTTCATCCTCAACAATGAGCGAGCGGTGGAAATTGGAATAGCCCGGCAATTTCTTGCCGGCAGGAAGGGCAACATCCTCGAAGTTGGAAACGTGCTTTCAGCCTACATGACATTTCACCACGATGTCGTCGATAAGTATGAGCGCGCGCCTGGGGTAATTAATGAGGACATCGTCACGTATCGTCCTGCCAAGCGTTACGACGCCATTGTGTCATTGTCCACGTTGGAGCATGTGGGATGGGATGAGCATCCGAAGGAGCCCGCGAAAATCGAAAGGGCGATTGAGAACTTGCGGTCTTTGCTCGCACCAGGAGGGGAACTGCTCGTCACAATGCCGCTCGGCTACAACCTGCACCTCGATGACCTTGTTCGAAACCAGCGGACGGGCCTCTCGGAAGTGCGATTCATGAAACGCTTCAGCAAGAACAACACCTGGCGGGAGGCGCAATACAGCGAAGTGGCTGGAGCCGTTTACGGACATCCCTTTCCGTGCGGAAACGCGATCGTCGTCGGCTGGCTGCGTTGA
- a CDS encoding DUF3656 domain-containing protein — MNASPATGQNPQPSVGGAFALPELLAPAGDWECAKAAVENGADAIYFGLDKFNARMRAQNFTEADLPKLMEFLHRRGVRGYVTVNTLVFENELTDAERYLRCIIASGVDAAIVQDVGICRLIRELSPDFPIHASTQMTITSAAGVQFARELGCELVVLARECSIKEIERIQSTLAGANASLPLEVFVHGALCVAYSGQCLTSEALGGRSANRGECAQACRMPYELVSDGKTVPLGDRKYLLSPQDLAGLNVLPDLVRAGVASLKIEGRLKSPEYVAAITRTYRETLEELRGSSNPGGVSPQRPGKERQYAVEMAFSRGLYTGWFGGINNQKLVHARFGKKRGVFLGSVIRVLRDGVVLQLDGPLKAGDGIVFDGGHPEEREEGGRVFELRNSKAGNRSEVELRFGHGAIQFDRVHVGDKVWKTSDPELDRQVRQTFAGETPQFQRPIHIDVHGVAGKPLTLVARDELGNTAQVESTMPLVAAEKQPLSVQRLRDQLGRLGGTPFLLGELQNLVHGNVMLPVSELNRLRRDLVSELDRLRAQPKRWQLNPARIPGDAPSRPADTARSSADLVVLVRNLEQLEIALECGTRIVYCDFENPKKYRDAVTLFHTAHGCASSSREPHPAIFVAPPRIFKTGEEWTLEQVRSSNADGYLVRNYDHLKFFAGKPLVGDFSLNVANHLAADYFKNRFNLERVTASYDLNYAQLEALLESCPPEWLEVTIHQHMPMFHMEHCVFCAFLSAGTDYHNCGRPCDVHDVKLRDRVGAEHPLKADVGCRNTVFNAMAQTGAEYVDKMLALGLRKFRIEFLNESPGEVRQTIGRYRQLLRGEITGSQLWRDLKVMNQLGVTRGQIRGAAQG, encoded by the coding sequence ATGAACGCCAGCCCAGCCACGGGTCAAAACCCGCAACCCAGCGTTGGGGGCGCCTTCGCCCTGCCTGAATTGCTGGCACCGGCGGGGGATTGGGAATGCGCCAAGGCCGCGGTCGAGAATGGCGCGGACGCCATTTACTTTGGTCTCGACAAGTTCAACGCGAGGATGCGCGCCCAAAACTTCACGGAGGCTGATCTTCCCAAGCTCATGGAGTTTCTCCACCGCCGCGGTGTGCGGGGTTACGTCACAGTCAACACCCTGGTGTTCGAGAACGAACTCACAGATGCCGAGAGATATCTTCGCTGCATCATCGCTTCCGGGGTGGACGCCGCAATCGTCCAGGACGTTGGCATCTGCCGCTTGATCCGGGAGTTGTCGCCCGACTTTCCGATTCACGCGTCGACGCAGATGACGATTACCAGCGCAGCCGGAGTTCAGTTCGCGCGGGAACTGGGTTGCGAGCTCGTCGTGCTCGCACGCGAATGCTCCATCAAGGAGATCGAGCGGATCCAATCCACGTTAGCAGGCGCCAATGCTTCTCTTCCCCTTGAAGTGTTCGTGCATGGTGCATTGTGCGTTGCCTATTCCGGCCAATGCCTCACCAGCGAAGCGCTGGGCGGCCGATCTGCGAACCGCGGTGAATGCGCGCAGGCCTGCCGCATGCCGTATGAACTTGTTTCAGATGGAAAAACGGTGCCGCTCGGCGATCGCAAGTATTTGCTGAGTCCCCAGGATCTCGCGGGGTTGAACGTGCTTCCCGATCTGGTCCGCGCGGGCGTCGCCTCCCTCAAAATCGAGGGCCGCCTCAAATCACCCGAATACGTCGCGGCGATCACTCGCACGTATCGCGAGACGCTGGAAGAGTTGCGCGGTTCGTCAAACCCCGGAGGCGTATCTCCACAACGACCAGGCAAGGAACGGCAATACGCGGTTGAGATGGCGTTCAGCCGGGGCTTGTACACAGGGTGGTTTGGCGGAATCAATAATCAGAAACTCGTCCATGCAAGGTTTGGGAAGAAACGCGGCGTCTTCCTGGGCAGTGTCATTCGAGTGCTGCGCGACGGCGTTGTGCTGCAACTGGACGGCCCATTGAAGGCGGGCGATGGCATTGTGTTCGATGGCGGTCATCCTGAGGAAAGGGAGGAAGGAGGACGCGTCTTCGAGCTCCGAAACTCAAAGGCCGGGAACCGAAGCGAGGTTGAACTTCGGTTCGGCCATGGCGCAATTCAGTTCGACCGTGTGCATGTGGGGGACAAGGTGTGGAAGACGAGCGACCCGGAGCTGGACCGCCAGGTTCGACAGACATTTGCTGGCGAGACACCACAATTCCAGCGACCCATTCACATTGATGTTCATGGCGTCGCGGGCAAGCCACTGACGCTGGTCGCGCGGGATGAACTCGGAAACACGGCGCAGGTTGAATCTACGATGCCGCTGGTTGCGGCGGAGAAACAGCCCCTGAGCGTCCAGCGCCTGCGCGACCAACTTGGCCGCCTGGGCGGCACACCCTTTCTATTGGGCGAGTTGCAAAACCTTGTTCATGGCAATGTCATGCTGCCGGTCAGCGAACTGAATCGGCTTCGCCGCGACCTCGTGAGCGAGTTGGATCGGCTTCGCGCGCAACCCAAACGATGGCAGCTCAATCCTGCCCGAATTCCTGGAGACGCCCCTTCACGGCCTGCAGACACCGCGCGCAGCTCGGCTGACCTGGTTGTTCTCGTTCGAAATTTAGAGCAATTGGAAATCGCGCTTGAGTGCGGGACGCGCATTGTTTATTGCGACTTCGAGAATCCCAAAAAGTATCGCGACGCCGTGACCCTCTTTCACACGGCGCATGGATGCGCTTCATCGAGCAGGGAACCTCACCCTGCGATCTTCGTGGCGCCGCCTCGAATTTTCAAAACCGGGGAAGAATGGACGCTCGAGCAGGTGCGTTCCAGCAACGCGGATGGTTATCTTGTCCGGAACTACGACCACTTGAAGTTCTTTGCCGGCAAGCCGCTCGTCGGCGACTTTTCGCTGAACGTGGCGAATCACCTTGCCGCGGATTATTTTAAGAACCGTTTTAACCTCGAACGCGTCACCGCCTCCTACGATCTGAACTACGCGCAACTGGAAGCATTGTTGGAGTCGTGTCCGCCCGAATGGTTGGAAGTCACAATCCACCAGCACATGCCGATGTTTCACATGGAGCACTGCGTCTTCTGCGCGTTCCTGTCCGCAGGAACCGATTATCACAACTGCGGTCGGCCATGTGACGTCCACGACGTCAAACTGCGCGATCGGGTCGGAGCAGAACATCCGCTGAAGGCCGATGTGGGTTGCCGCAATACAGTGTTCAACGCGATGGCGCAAACGGGGGCCGAGTATGTCGATAAAATGCTGGCGCTCGGGCTTCGCAAGTTCCGGATCGAATTTCTGAATGAAAGTCCCGGGGAAGTTCGGCAAACGATTGGGAGGTATCGGCAGTTGTTGAGGGGTGAAATCACTGGATCGCAGTTGTGGCGCGATTTGAAAGTGATGAATCAACTCGGAGTCACGCGCGGACAAATTCGCGGCGCAGCGCAGGGTTGA
- a CDS encoding peptidylprolyl isomerase, whose translation MRFSLALLLAALPLCSRAQPAAPQPQLAGGIKVIVHDSLVTYQQVEEATAPFIDDLRRQFRNDPQGFQKRLVEVLDENTEALVQRELILHEFESAGYNLPESVIDDYVQQRIRSRYGNRATLTRTLQAEGITFEKFRQQIRDQFIVEQMRLKNVADATMISPHKIELYYLSHTNEFKVEEQVKLRMIILNKPAGETEQARKLADEIVVKLNEGASFAEMASLYSQDARRNQGGAWDWVERSVLRKELADAAFSLRAGQRSEIIETPEACYLMLVEDRRSAHIRPLNDVRETIEKTLIAEQRDRVQRQWHDRLKKKTFVRYFQ comes from the coding sequence ATGAGATTCTCGCTAGCACTTCTCCTGGCCGCCCTGCCTTTGTGCAGCCGCGCTCAACCTGCCGCGCCGCAACCGCAGCTTGCTGGCGGGATCAAGGTGATCGTCCACGACTCGCTGGTCACGTACCAGCAGGTGGAGGAGGCCACGGCGCCGTTCATTGACGATTTGAGGCGGCAGTTCCGCAACGACCCGCAAGGGTTTCAAAAGCGGCTTGTGGAAGTGCTCGATGAAAACACTGAGGCGCTTGTCCAGCGCGAGCTCATTCTCCACGAGTTTGAATCCGCGGGCTACAACCTTCCTGAAAGCGTGATTGACGACTACGTGCAGCAACGCATTCGCAGCCGCTACGGGAACCGCGCCACGCTTACGCGAACGCTTCAGGCGGAAGGAATCACATTCGAAAAGTTTCGTCAGCAGATTCGAGATCAATTCATCGTGGAGCAGATGCGCCTGAAGAACGTTGCTGATGCCACGATGATCTCGCCACACAAGATTGAGCTGTATTACCTCTCGCACACGAATGAGTTCAAGGTGGAGGAACAGGTCAAGCTGCGGATGATCATCCTCAACAAGCCGGCAGGCGAAACCGAGCAGGCCAGAAAGCTTGCCGATGAAATCGTGGTGAAGTTGAACGAAGGCGCTTCGTTCGCGGAAATGGCGTCGCTGTATTCGCAGGACGCCCGGCGAAATCAGGGCGGCGCTTGGGATTGGGTGGAACGCTCGGTCCTGCGCAAGGAACTGGCCGATGCCGCATTCTCATTGCGGGCTGGCCAGCGCAGCGAAATCATTGAAACGCCGGAAGCTTGCTATTTGATGCTCGTGGAAGACCGGCGCTCTGCGCATATCCGTCCGTTGAACGACGTCCGCGAAACAATTGAGAAGACGCTCATTGCCGAGCAACGTGATCGCGTTCAGAGGCAATGGCACGATCGCCTCAAGAAGAAGACCTTCGTTCGCTACTTCCAGTAA
- a CDS encoding glycosyltransferase has product MKQIVMLQGMGNNERGWARLVSKFGRVVMIQQGMIQHVEIWEQEELVYDGPEENLMASRKWDERLFSLLTVMRSLRSVRRFSSAGKIDVVIAPNYNMGLAALLLKRSGKARKVIVWLSDHLPPRGSLAVRVHRRITGALNRYVCRRADEVWTVSPRIPAAAVNPRNFVVPICINDNQTPSGPRNEIGYIGIPTADHALELLFEVGRKHGFRINIIGHSNYLESIRHLAPEGTVFHGLLNDQNRINAVLSRCFCGYAVYRNTGPDSYSYFGIPSKAFAFLSSNTPVVTTNTAHFTRTLADAGVGHVVEPSPSEVEFAILDIQRKFSQFTESIVRFRERWNRNAEQFHRERLSAVLGESEPLFRGDLAV; this is encoded by the coding sequence ATGAAACAAATCGTGATGTTGCAGGGCATGGGCAACAACGAGCGCGGCTGGGCACGGCTGGTATCGAAGTTCGGACGAGTGGTGATGATTCAGCAAGGGATGATCCAGCACGTCGAGATTTGGGAACAGGAGGAGCTGGTTTATGACGGGCCCGAGGAGAACCTGATGGCGTCAAGGAAATGGGATGAAAGGTTGTTTTCGTTGCTCACAGTAATGCGCTCCCTCCGCAGCGTGCGCCGGTTTTCCAGTGCTGGCAAAATCGATGTCGTGATCGCGCCCAACTATAACATGGGCTTGGCGGCTCTTCTCCTGAAACGATCTGGAAAGGCGCGCAAGGTCATCGTGTGGTTGTCCGACCACCTGCCGCCTCGAGGTTCCCTGGCCGTCAGAGTTCACCGAAGGATCACAGGCGCGCTCAATCGATATGTGTGCCGTCGAGCTGATGAAGTCTGGACGGTCTCCCCACGAATTCCGGCCGCAGCAGTCAATCCCCGAAATTTCGTAGTTCCTATTTGCATCAATGACAATCAAACGCCTTCGGGACCACGAAATGAGATCGGCTACATCGGCATCCCGACCGCGGATCATGCCTTGGAACTGCTATTCGAGGTCGGGCGCAAACATGGTTTCCGAATCAACATCATCGGGCACTCGAATTACCTGGAATCGATTCGGCACCTTGCGCCTGAGGGAACCGTGTTTCATGGATTGTTGAACGATCAGAATCGCATAAACGCGGTCCTCTCGCGTTGTTTTTGCGGCTATGCGGTTTATCGGAACACGGGGCCTGACAGCTACAGCTATTTCGGAATTCCTTCCAAGGCATTTGCATTTCTGAGCAGCAATACGCCCGTGGTCACAACCAACACCGCACATTTTACGCGCACGCTCGCGGATGCCGGCGTCGGGCATGTGGTGGAGCCTTCGCCGTCGGAAGTCGAATTTGCGATCCTTGATATCCAGCGCAAGTTTTCGCAGTTTACGGAATCGATAGTGCGATTTCGTGAACGATGGAATCGAAATGCAGAACAGTTTCATCGCGAACGGCTGTCCGCAGTGCTTGGCGAAAGTGAGCCTCTGTTTCGAGGAGACCTCGCCGTATGA
- the purL gene encoding phosphoribosylformylglycinamidine synthase subunit PurL — protein MTEPAITPELVAKHNLTAEEYAHAREILGGREPSYTELGIFSVMWSEHCSYKNTRPLLKTFPTKSPKILVGAGEENAGIIDIGDGLAIAFKIESHNHPSAVEPFQGAATGVGGIVRDIFTMGARPVCAVNSLRFGPITDSGEQASSATANNRRLFAGVVAGIAHYGNCFGIPTIAGEVYFDKSYEGNPLVNAFCLGVLRHDQIARGAAKGIGNPVFYVGPATGRDGLAGAAFASQDLTEESAEQQRGAVQVGDPFMEKLVCEACLELLATGAVAGIQDMGAAGLTCSTCETAARAGTGIEIELDKVPQRAPNMSSYEIMLSESQERMLIIVHKGREEEVKRIFDKWDLPWSEVGTVTDTGRMVVKHHGRVVADIPAKKIADESPVYHRDAQEPAYLKAVRAFRLDGIADTQEPLENLRKLLAWPSIASKNWVYRQYDHMVRDGSVVGPGSDAAVIRIKGDSLPESCNGKTVPEKLVAMSVDCNGVYVYLDPYEGGKIAVAEACRNLACSGAIPLGATDNLNMANPHKPELFWQIKESVRGLAEGCRAFNAPVTGGNCSLYNQNPSGPIDPTPTVAVVGLIEKPEYVTTQWFKDEGDAVILLGQALDSADPLQGLGGSAYLQVIHATKNGTPPRCDLDREKEVHLALRALIQSGAVKSAHDCSDGGLAVALAEGCISQQIARDTPRLIGATIDLSEIAAATDKAGTRSRIDALLFGETQGRIVISTSAVNAGKVLAQAKILGVPAWRIGTVGGAELQIKARELTLSGELRDLHDLWWNAIARAMSS, from the coding sequence ATGACCGAACCCGCGATTACCCCTGAGCTGGTCGCCAAACATAACCTGACTGCGGAAGAATACGCGCACGCCAGGGAAATCCTCGGCGGCCGCGAACCCAGCTACACCGAGCTCGGCATTTTCTCGGTCATGTGGAGCGAGCATTGCAGCTACAAAAACACACGGCCGCTCCTTAAAACGTTCCCCACCAAATCACCGAAAATCCTCGTGGGCGCCGGCGAGGAAAACGCGGGCATCATTGACATCGGGGACGGCCTGGCGATCGCGTTCAAGATAGAATCCCATAATCACCCAAGCGCGGTGGAGCCGTTCCAGGGAGCTGCAACGGGCGTTGGCGGAATCGTTCGCGATATTTTCACGATGGGCGCCCGTCCGGTTTGCGCGGTGAACTCGCTGCGGTTTGGCCCCATTACGGATTCAGGCGAGCAGGCCAGTTCGGCGACCGCGAACAATCGACGCCTATTCGCAGGCGTGGTTGCGGGCATTGCGCACTACGGGAATTGTTTTGGAATCCCGACCATCGCTGGCGAGGTGTATTTCGACAAGAGTTACGAGGGCAATCCGCTCGTCAATGCGTTCTGCCTGGGTGTGTTGCGCCACGACCAGATCGCCCGCGGCGCGGCCAAAGGCATTGGCAATCCCGTGTTTTATGTCGGCCCTGCGACTGGCCGCGATGGATTGGCGGGTGCCGCATTTGCCTCGCAGGACCTGACTGAGGAATCAGCGGAGCAACAGCGCGGCGCGGTGCAGGTGGGTGATCCGTTCATGGAAAAGCTGGTGTGCGAAGCGTGCCTCGAGCTTCTCGCCACGGGAGCGGTCGCTGGAATTCAGGACATGGGCGCCGCGGGCCTGACCTGTTCCACTTGCGAAACCGCGGCGCGTGCGGGGACCGGGATCGAGATTGAACTCGACAAGGTTCCTCAGCGGGCGCCGAACATGAGCAGCTACGAAATCATGCTTTCTGAATCGCAAGAACGCATGCTCATCATTGTGCACAAGGGCCGCGAAGAGGAAGTTAAGCGCATCTTCGACAAATGGGATCTCCCCTGGTCCGAGGTTGGCACTGTCACCGACACTGGCCGCATGGTCGTGAAGCATCACGGCCGGGTCGTTGCCGATATTCCGGCCAAGAAAATCGCGGACGAATCACCCGTGTATCATCGCGATGCGCAGGAGCCAGCGTATTTGAAAGCGGTGCGCGCTTTCCGCCTCGACGGAATTGCCGATACGCAGGAGCCGTTGGAGAACCTCAGAAAGCTCCTGGCCTGGCCGAGCATCGCTTCCAAGAATTGGGTTTATCGCCAATACGATCACATGGTGCGGGATGGCTCCGTTGTTGGGCCGGGTAGTGACGCGGCGGTGATTCGCATCAAGGGCGATTCCCTCCCCGAGTCGTGCAACGGCAAAACGGTTCCCGAAAAGCTTGTTGCCATGTCGGTCGATTGCAACGGCGTTTACGTGTATCTGGATCCCTATGAGGGGGGAAAGATTGCTGTCGCCGAGGCTTGCCGGAATCTGGCGTGCTCGGGCGCAATTCCGCTGGGCGCGACTGATAACCTCAACATGGCGAACCCGCACAAGCCGGAACTCTTCTGGCAGATCAAGGAAAGCGTTCGCGGGCTGGCGGAGGGATGTCGCGCGTTCAATGCACCCGTCACAGGCGGCAATTGCTCCCTCTATAATCAAAATCCTTCCGGCCCCATCGATCCGACGCCGACCGTTGCGGTGGTCGGACTCATCGAAAAGCCGGAATACGTCACGACCCAGTGGTTCAAGGACGAGGGTGATGCGGTCATTCTCCTTGGCCAAGCGTTGGACTCGGCTGATCCGCTGCAAGGACTGGGAGGGAGCGCGTACCTCCAGGTCATTCACGCGACGAAGAACGGAACACCGCCGAGGTGCGATCTGGACCGGGAAAAGGAAGTGCACCTTGCACTCCGCGCATTGATCCAATCCGGAGCTGTGAAGAGCGCCCATGATTGCAGCGATGGCGGCCTCGCGGTTGCGCTCGCTGAGGGTTGTATCTCACAGCAAATTGCGCGCGATACGCCGCGGCTCATCGGGGCCACCATCGATCTTTCCGAAATCGCCGCGGCAACGGATAAGGCCGGCACTCGCTCGAGAATCGACGCCCTGCTCTTTGGCGAGACCCAAGGCCGCATCGTCATTTCCACTTCGGCCGTGAACGCGGGCAAGGTGCTCGCGCAGGCGAAGATTCTTGGCGTCCCAGCGTGGAGGATCGGAACCGTGGGCGGTGCCGAATTGCAAATCAAAGCACGTGAGTTAACGTTGTCAGGCGAATTGCGCGACCTGCACGACCTCTGGTGGAATGCTATTGCGCGCGCGATGAGCAGTTAA
- a CDS encoding class I SAM-dependent methyltransferase, whose product MKLALRDALRSCKDVLDVGCGHSSSLRLFGVPRCVGIDGYLPSVEEARRKGTHDEVFHGSVTELGKAFEPKSFDACIAIDVIEHLTKADGLQLINDMERLARKRVIFFTPNGFLPQRHISNDDLQEHLSGWEPEEMARRGFEVRGLLGPKTLRGEHHSLRKKPAVFWGLVSFAGQPLVWRKPRRAAAILCVKKLAP is encoded by the coding sequence GTGAAGCTCGCCCTGCGGGACGCTCTGCGTAGTTGCAAGGATGTGCTCGATGTCGGGTGCGGCCATTCAAGCAGTTTGCGATTGTTTGGCGTACCACGGTGTGTGGGGATCGATGGCTATTTGCCATCGGTTGAAGAAGCCAGGCGCAAGGGAACTCACGATGAAGTGTTTCACGGCAGCGTCACCGAACTTGGCAAGGCCTTTGAACCGAAAAGTTTCGATGCGTGCATAGCCATAGATGTCATCGAGCATTTGACCAAGGCGGACGGCCTGCAATTGATTAACGACATGGAGCGGCTGGCGCGTAAGCGCGTGATCTTTTTCACGCCGAACGGCTTCCTGCCACAGCGGCACATCTCCAATGACGACCTCCAGGAGCATCTGTCGGGATGGGAACCGGAGGAAATGGCGCGCCGTGGCTTCGAAGTCCGCGGTTTGTTGGGTCCAAAAACCCTGCGTGGTGAGCATCATTCGCTGAGGAAAAAGCCGGCCGTGTTCTGGGGATTGGTTTCATTCGCGGGACAGCCGCTTGTCTGGCGCAAGCCACGCCGGGCCGCTGCGATCTTGTGTGTCAAAAAGCTCGCCCCGTAA
- the purF gene encoding amidophosphoribosyltransferase, with product MQYHPKHYCGVFGIFGHPNAAELTYYGLYALQHRGQESAGIVSSDGRTFRVHRGMGLVPQIFNGEILHGLVGTMAIGHTRYSTTGSSHLRNAQPLTVDCARGQIAIAHNGNLTNAAQLREELEARGSIFQTTVDSEIILHLMAQPSFNGGGNHLVHAVRQIEGAYSLVIMTETEMIGVRDPHGFRPLCLGKLDDAWVLASETCALDLIHAKFVRDVEPGEVVIINEQGLTSIQAFPEHERRAFCIFEYVYFARPDSTIANRNVYRVRVEMGRQLARENPIEADLVVPVPDSGNCAALGYSLESGIPYEMAFVRNHYVGRSFLQPSQLIRDFAVRVKLNLIGELVKGKRVIVVDDSIVRGTTCKTRVNSLKQAGAKEVHVLVSCPPHMNPCVYGIDFPDRSKLMAANYSIEDIRKYLNADSLHYLSQDGMVQATGLPRTNFCMACYDGDYPVKYDPSVDKHIIERRNGRVTSLSESLAKDRAQIRLL from the coding sequence ATGCAGTATCATCCCAAACATTATTGTGGCGTCTTCGGGATTTTCGGCCATCCGAACGCGGCAGAGTTGACCTACTACGGGCTCTACGCACTCCAGCACCGCGGCCAGGAAAGCGCTGGGATTGTATCGTCGGATGGCAGGACGTTCCGCGTCCACCGGGGCATGGGACTGGTGCCGCAGATTTTCAATGGCGAAATCCTGCACGGGCTTGTTGGCACGATGGCGATTGGCCATACGCGATACTCGACAACCGGATCATCGCACCTGCGCAACGCGCAACCCTTGACGGTTGATTGTGCGCGAGGACAGATCGCGATCGCACATAACGGCAACCTCACGAACGCGGCACAATTGCGGGAGGAGCTTGAGGCGCGAGGTTCCATTTTTCAAACCACAGTGGACAGCGAGATCATTCTGCACCTGATGGCGCAGCCGAGCTTCAATGGAGGCGGCAATCATCTCGTGCACGCCGTTCGCCAGATAGAGGGCGCCTACTCACTCGTGATCATGACCGAGACGGAAATGATCGGCGTGCGCGACCCGCATGGCTTTCGTCCGCTGTGCCTCGGCAAACTCGACGACGCGTGGGTGCTCGCGAGCGAAACGTGCGCGCTCGACCTGATCCATGCGAAATTCGTCCGCGATGTTGAACCCGGCGAAGTGGTTATCATCAACGAGCAAGGGCTCACCTCCATCCAGGCTTTTCCGGAACATGAACGCCGCGCGTTTTGCATTTTCGAGTATGTCTACTTCGCGCGGCCTGACAGCACGATTGCCAACCGCAATGTGTATCGTGTCCGTGTCGAAATGGGACGCCAGCTCGCCCGCGAAAATCCGATCGAGGCGGATCTTGTCGTCCCGGTTCCCGACAGCGGCAACTGCGCCGCCCTGGGATACTCGCTCGAATCGGGGATTCCCTACGAGATGGCGTTTGTGAGGAACCATTATGTCGGCCGCAGCTTCCTGCAGCCGTCACAGTTAATCCGGGACTTTGCGGTTCGCGTTAAGCTGAACCTCATTGGCGAACTCGTGAAGGGCAAGCGGGTCATTGTTGTTGACGATTCGATTGTTCGCGGCACGACCTGCAAGACTCGCGTGAACAGCCTCAAGCAGGCCGGGGCAAAGGAAGTGCACGTGCTCGTCAGCTGTCCGCCTCACATGAATCCGTGCGTATATGGCATTGATTTCCCGGATCGCAGCAAGCTGATGGCAGCGAACTATTCCATCGAGGACATTCGCAAGTATCTCAATGCGGATTCGCTGCACTATTTATCGCAGGACGGAATGGTGCAGGCCACGGGGCTGCCTCGAACGAACTTCTGCATGGCATGCTATGACGGCGATTACCCGGTGAAGTACGACCCATCCGTCGACAAGCATATCATCGAACGCCGCAATGGCCGCGTCACGAGCCTGTCGGAATCGCTGGCCAAAGATCGCGCCCAGATCCGGCTTCTATAA